AACTTTCGTGTTATTTCGCGTGGTTCGTGGGCAGAAGTTCTTTTTCTTTACGAAAGTCCGAAAATCGGATATTCTTACCGCATATATCCAAGGAGAGCAAAGATGAGACAGCATCTGACCATATCCAAGAAAGGCCAGGTCACCCTGCCTGCCGAGCTGCGGAAAAAAATGGGCCTTGAAGCGGGAGGGACAGTGATTGCTGAAGAGAAAAACGGCGAGTTGATCCTGCGGCCGGCGGCGGTTGTGGAAATAGACCTGTACACCGATGAACAGATTGACGGCTGGGATGAAGAGGACCGCCTTGATGCCCAAACCCGGGACATGATCCTGAATAAGCTCAGCGAAAAGGCATGAAGCGGATCTTCCTGGATGCAAACGTCATTTTCACTGCTGCGCACAATCCTGAAGGCAAGGCTGCCCTGCTCTTGGAGTTGGGCGGACTGGGACATTGGAAGCTGATCACCAGTCAGCTGGCCTGGGAGGAAGCGCACAGAAACCTTTCCATCAAGTTTCCAAAATGCGTCTCTAGGTTGAAAAAGCTGTACCAGGACCTGCAGATCGTGGCCAATCCTGGATCAAAGCCTTGCCCTCTTGAACTTCCAGCCAAAGATCAGCCCATATTCCTGGCCGCCCTCCAATCCCGGGCCACACATCTGTTGACCGGTGAC
The window above is part of the Desulfovermiculus halophilus DSM 18834 genome. Proteins encoded here:
- a CDS encoding PIN domain-containing protein, yielding MKRIFLDANVIFTAAHNPEGKAALLLELGGLGHWKLITSQLAWEEAHRNLSIKFPKCVSRLKKLYQDLQIVANPGSKPCPLELPAKDQPIFLAALQSRATHLLTGDKAHFGAYMNNPLETQNIVIQTVGDFFLDVIEENE
- a CDS encoding AbrB/MazE/SpoVT family DNA-binding domain-containing protein; this encodes MRQHLTISKKGQVTLPAELRKKMGLEAGGTVIAEEKNGELILRPAAVVEIDLYTDEQIDGWDEEDRLDAQTRDMILNKLSEKA